CGGAAGGAAGAGGGGGAGGCGAGCGAGGAAGCCTACGGCAGCCGTGGGCGGCGGACAGGGATCTTCGCGCGAAGCCTAACTCTTCCGGCCGACGTGGATGTGAACAAGGTAAGTACGACCTTCCAGGACGGTGTTTTGGAAGTCCACCTGCCCAAGACCAAGGAGGCGAGGGGGAAGATGATCGAAATCAAGGTAGAGTAAGGTCTTCGGACGAACAGACCGCATGAAACGTCAGCGCGACGGCAGCTCAGATGTATTGTTCGGTAACCCATCGCACGGGAGGGAGCCTCAACTTCATGGAAAACCGGAAAATCGAGAGCGGCGGGATGGGACCGATGGAACAGGCGAAATCCGACAGGCGGCGCCTTTCGCGATGGCGGGGGTCGGGATGGCTATCGGGATGGATTGGGGACGCCACCAAGGTGTCCGTCGTCGACATCAGCATGGGCGGGGTCCTTATCGAACACTCAAACATCTTTCCTCCAAGCACCGTCTTTATCCTGACTCTCTCGTTGTGCGGGGCGAGGGTCAGTGTGAAGTG
This is a stretch of genomic DNA from Candidatus Methylomirabilota bacterium. It encodes these proteins:
- a CDS encoding PilZ domain-containing protein; the protein is MYCSVTHRTGGSLNFMENRKIESGGMGPMEQAKSDRRRLSRWRGSGWLSGWIGDATKVSVVDISMGGVLIEHSNIFPPSTVFILTLSLCGARVSVKCRVVRSALYQYENSSVGERHYVYRTGLALVDVSETSQQLIGEYIGFLEAIANGDSEG